In one Pseudomonas tensinigenes genomic region, the following are encoded:
- a CDS encoding DUF4123 domain-containing protein: MNRVELWLHEQSRAGRDLFLMLDSDGQSEARTALAADLGTERFRHLYAGTAAESLAQTGPLLLQIDTARHPVILSLLDIPDRHWGWLASAEHVALDDLASHWRERVVTGERPNLAVYRVHDNRVLERALAHLQPEQYAALLGPVSSICYWHAGQWNVADNPEPGEHPLPIDPPWLQTPIPELIYANVLFDNARRYLVGEHTEAMAKLAEQLDMDDWLWGQIQLTRLWGWQQPEQVHFLLTQSLQLTGYVPPRSWSPKPEEDPTAHFERVYQQVLYWQESGPL, translated from the coding sequence ATGAACCGGGTCGAACTATGGCTGCACGAGCAGTCCCGCGCCGGACGTGATCTGTTTCTGATGCTCGACTCCGACGGTCAGAGTGAAGCACGCACGGCGCTGGCCGCCGACCTCGGCACTGAGCGATTTCGTCATTTGTACGCGGGCACGGCGGCTGAGTCATTGGCGCAAACCGGCCCGCTGCTTTTGCAGATCGACACGGCGCGCCACCCCGTCATCCTGTCATTGCTCGACATACCCGATCGCCATTGGGGTTGGCTGGCCAGCGCCGAGCATGTCGCTCTGGATGATCTGGCAAGCCATTGGCGCGAGCGCGTGGTGACCGGTGAACGCCCCAACCTGGCGGTGTATCGCGTGCATGACAACCGCGTGCTCGAACGCGCGCTGGCGCATCTGCAACCCGAGCAATACGCAGCGTTGCTCGGGCCGGTCAGCAGCATCTGTTACTGGCATGCCGGGCAATGGAACGTCGCCGACAACCCGGAACCCGGCGAACACCCGCTGCCCATCGACCCACCATGGCTGCAGACGCCCATACCGGAGCTGATTTACGCCAACGTGCTGTTCGACAACGCCCGACGCTATCTGGTGGGTGAGCACACTGAAGCGATGGCCAAGCTAGCGGAGCAACTCGACATGGATGACTGGCTGTGGGGACAGATTCAGCTGACGCGCCTGTGGGGCTGGCAGCAACCGGAGCAAGTGCACTTTTTGCTGACCCAAAGTCTTCAGCTAACGGGGTATGTGCCGCCCAGGTCATGGTCGCCGAA
- the tssI gene encoding type VI secretion system tip protein TssI/VgrG, whose amino-acid sequence MFGTGNCALFTLQIPAFRHDFKVLSFNGAEAVSQLYVIRVALVSERTDVDLEALLSRPAFLQFGANQEGIHGRIENVMLAEFGKRLTRYELTLVPALHYLQFSRDQRIFQNLTVPQIVAQVLQRQGIQPDDFTFNVTTSAVREYCTQYGEDDFRFIQRLCAEDGIAWHHQHSVDRHLLVFSDSQVFFPKLGATAFQPDSGMVAEHPVVNHLTMGFNTRTSTVTRRDYDLKRPSLLLESRFTAEFTPELEDYRYPLLMTSEKHGKRQVRHALERHRSDYQWIEGKSNQSTLRSGHLFDLTEHPRPDCNEMWLLLNITHEGKQPQVLEEAFSSDDKTADGFTQGYRNTFKAIPADVLYRPPLPAPRPVLVCQTARVTGPPGRETFCDEYGRVRVEFPWDRAELDNEKSSCWIRVASSWAGEGFGAMTIPRIGMEVVVTFQEGDPDQPLITGCVPNKVKSPAHPLPANETRTVLRSQSSPRNGGYNELSIEDRAGQEKIYLRAQRDLEQLILNDSHSLITRDRFEQIGNDSTSLIEGKTLRTHHGVRSTQINADDLLTVSGISSHSVGALVIQAGQQAHVTASSVVIDAGMSLTLSAGGHHIVINAGGIFSSVPIVEGGAPLAGIAPLQPLQAVGGIAPPVSATPLSIVNSARQQAADYCPLCEACAAGQCGLGEVA is encoded by the coding sequence ATGTTCGGTACGGGCAATTGCGCGCTGTTTACCCTGCAAATTCCTGCTTTTCGTCACGACTTCAAGGTGCTTTCGTTCAACGGCGCTGAAGCCGTCAGTCAGCTGTATGTCATCCGTGTCGCACTGGTGAGCGAGCGGACTGATGTCGATCTGGAAGCGTTGCTAAGCCGACCTGCGTTCCTGCAATTCGGCGCCAATCAGGAAGGCATTCACGGGCGCATCGAAAACGTAATGCTGGCGGAGTTCGGCAAACGCCTGACTCGCTATGAGCTCACACTGGTGCCCGCGCTGCACTATCTGCAATTCAGTCGCGACCAACGGATTTTTCAGAACCTGACGGTGCCACAAATTGTTGCGCAGGTTCTGCAACGCCAGGGCATTCAGCCCGATGACTTCACCTTCAATGTCACCACCAGTGCGGTGCGTGAGTACTGTACGCAATACGGCGAGGACGACTTCCGTTTTATCCAGCGCCTGTGCGCCGAGGACGGCATCGCGTGGCATCACCAGCACTCGGTCGACAGGCATTTGCTGGTGTTCAGCGACAGTCAGGTGTTTTTCCCAAAATTGGGAGCGACCGCTTTTCAGCCTGACAGCGGCATGGTTGCAGAACATCCGGTGGTCAATCACCTCACCATGGGCTTCAACACTCGCACCAGCACGGTCACCCGTCGCGACTATGACCTGAAACGCCCGAGCCTGTTGCTGGAGAGTCGCTTCACCGCCGAGTTCACGCCCGAACTTGAAGACTATCGCTATCCGCTGCTCATGACGTCCGAGAAACACGGCAAACGGCAGGTGCGCCATGCACTGGAGCGGCACCGCAGCGACTATCAATGGATTGAGGGCAAAAGCAATCAGTCGACACTGCGCAGCGGTCATCTTTTCGACCTGACCGAACATCCGCGACCGGACTGCAACGAGATGTGGTTGCTGCTGAACATCACTCATGAAGGTAAGCAGCCCCAAGTGCTGGAAGAGGCTTTCAGCAGCGATGACAAAACGGCTGATGGTTTCACTCAAGGTTATCGCAACACCTTCAAGGCAATCCCGGCCGATGTGCTCTATCGCCCGCCGCTGCCAGCGCCAAGACCTGTGCTGGTTTGCCAGACCGCGCGAGTCACCGGGCCGCCCGGAAGAGAGACGTTCTGCGACGAATACGGCAGGGTTCGCGTCGAGTTTCCATGGGACCGGGCAGAACTCGATAACGAGAAGAGCAGTTGCTGGATACGCGTTGCCTCTAGCTGGGCCGGGGAAGGTTTCGGGGCGATGACCATTCCGCGCATCGGCATGGAAGTGGTCGTGACCTTTCAGGAGGGTGACCCGGATCAACCGCTGATCACCGGGTGCGTGCCCAACAAGGTCAAATCCCCCGCCCACCCACTGCCGGCCAACGAGACCCGAACGGTGTTGCGCAGCCAGAGCTCTCCGCGCAATGGCGGATACAACGAACTGTCGATCGAAGACCGTGCAGGCCAGGAGAAAATCTACCTGCGGGCTCAGCGCGATCTGGAACAACTGATCCTTAACGACAGCCACAGCCTGATTACCCGCGACCGCTTCGAGCAAATTGGCAATGACAGCACCAGCCTGATCGAGGGCAAGACACTGCGCACCCACCACGGAGTGCGAAGTACGCAGATCAACGCCGATGATCTGCTGACCGTCAGTGGCATCAGCAGTCACTCGGTTGGAGCGCTGGTGATTCAGGCCGGCCAGCAGGCGCATGTCACCGCGAGCAGCGTGGTGATCGACGCCGGCATGAGCCTGACGCTGTCGGCGGGTGGGCACCACATCGTCATCAACGCCGGCGGGATTTTCAGCAGCGTGCCCATCGTCGAGGGCGGTGCGCCGTTGGCGGGCATCGCGCCACTCCAGCCGCTGCAGGCAGTGGGCGGCATCGCCCCTCCTGTCAGTGCCACACCGCTGTCGATCGTCAACAGTGCTCGCCAGCAAGCGGCGGATTATTGCCCGCTGTGCGAAGCCTGTGCGGCTGGGCAGTGCGGCCTGGGAGAAGTCGCATGA